CGTCAAGGTGCTCGACCTCGCCATGCGCACCGGCTGCCCGGTCGTCGGCATCAACGAGGGCGGCGGCGCGAGAATCCAGGAGGGCGTGGTCTCCCTCGGTCTGTACGCGGAGATCTTCCGGCGCAACGTGCACGCCTCCGGCGTCGTCCCGCAGATCTCCCTGGTCATGGGCGCCGCCGCCGGCGGGCACGTCTACTCCCCCGCGCTCACCGACTTCGTGGTCATGGTCGACGGCACCAGCCAGATGTTCATCACCGGCCCGGACGTGGTGAAGACCGTCACCGGCGAGGACGTGACGCTGGAGGACCTCGGCGGCGCCCGCACGCACAACACCCGCTCCGGCGTCGCCCACCACCTGGCCGAGGACGAGGACGACGCGCTCGACTACGTCAAGGCGCTGCTGTCCCACCTGCCCAGCAACAACCTCGACCCGCTGCCGGTCGTCGAGGTGCCCCCGGCCGACACCACGGCCGACGGCGTCACCGACACCGACCGCGAGCTCGACACGTTCGTCCCGGACTCGGCCAACACGCCCTACGACATGCACACCGTCATCGAGCACGTGCTCGACGACGGCGAGTTCCTCGAGGTGCAGGCGCTGTTCGCGCCGAACATCGTGGTCGGCTTCGGCCGGGTCGAGGGCCGGCCGGTCGGTGTGGTGGCCAACCAGCCCACCCAGTTCGCCGGCACGCTGGACATCGACGCCAGCGAGAAGGCGGCGCGGTTCGTGCGCACCTGCGACGCGTTCAACGTGCCGGTGCTGACCTTCGTCGACGTCCCCGGGTTCCTGCCGGGCACCTCGCAGGAGTGGGAGGGCATCATCCGCCGCGGCGCGAAGCTGATCTACGCCTACGCCGAGGCGACCGTCCCGAAGATCACCGTGATCACCCGCAAGGCCTACGGCGGCGCCTACGACGTCATGGGCTCCAAGCACCTCGGCGCAGACCTGAACCTCGCCTGGCCGACCGCGCAGATCGCCGTCATGGGCGCCCAGGGTGCGGTGAACATCCTGTACCGCCGCGAGCTGGCCGACGCCGAGGACCCCGACGCCCGCCGCGCCGAGCTGATCACCGAGTACGAGGACGCGCTGCTGTCGCCCTACGTCGCCGCCGACCGCGGGTACGTCGACCAGGTGATCCGCCCCTCGCACACCCGCATCGAGGTCACCAAGGGGCTGCGCCTGCTGGCCAACAAGCGCCAGACGCTGCCCCCCAAGAAGCACGGGAACATCCCGCTGTGACGACGACATCGTCGTCCTCCGGACGACCACCGCAGCCAGGTGCCGTCCCCGAGCCGCGTGGAGCCCATCCGTCGTTCGATCGCGGAGACCCTCCGGGCCCCCACTCCTCACGACCCCACGACGAACTCGCGTCGGCACCTCCCCTCCTACGGGTCGTGCGGGGCGAACCCACCGCGGAGGAGCTGGCCGCGCTCACCGTCGTCGTGGCCGCGCTGGCACAGCGGCGGCGCCCGCGGCGCCGGCCGGCACCCGTCGGGGCCTGGTCGTGGCCCGCGGACGGCCACCGCCGGCCGCTGCAGCCGGGGCCCGGTGGCTGGCGCGCCTCGGGGAGGACGGCATGAGCGTGGACCGCAGGCTGGTGCTGGCCTCGGCGTCCCCGGCCCGCCTGGCCCTCATGCGCCAGGCCGGGCTGGCGCCGGAGGTCGTGGTCAGCCAGGTCGACGAGTCCAGCGTGCGCGCCGCGCGGGTCGGCGAGCAGGTCGCCCTGCTGGCCGCCGCCAAGGCCCGCGCGGTCGCCGAGCGGGAGACCGACGCGCTCGTCGTCGGCGCGGACTCGCTGCTGGAGTTCCGCGGGAAGCCGCTGGGCAAGCCGGCCGACGTCCAGGACGCCCGGGACCGCTGGCAGCGGATGAGCGGCCGCAGCGGCGTGCTGCACACCGGGCAGGCGCTGTTCGACGTCCGGGACGGCCAGGTGGTCAGCCGCGACGTCGCCGTCGTCTCCACCACCGTGCACTTCGCCAGCCCGACGCCGGCGGAGGTCGAGGCCTACCTGGCGACCGGCGAGCCGCTGGCCGTGGCCGGCGCGTTCACCCTCGACGGGCTCGGCGCGCCGTTCGTCCGCCGGGTGGACGGCGACCCGGCGGCGGTCGTGGGGCTGTCGCTGGCCACCCTGCGCACCCAGCTGGCCAAGCGGGGTCTGGCGATCACCGACCTCTGGCGCCGCTGAGGTCACCACCGTCCCGACTGCCCCACGATCCGTTGCCCGCCGGTGAGCGCGCTGTGACCATCTGGTGCCGTGGGTGGGCCGGCCAGGACGTGGACC
This window of the Geodermatophilus sp. DSM 44513 genome carries:
- a CDS encoding acyl-CoA carboxylase subunit beta, coding for MAERASAGDDVPADLDLHTTAGKLADLERRVGEAAHAGSERAVDKQHAAGKMTARERIEALLDPGSFTELDAFARHRSTSFGMEARRPLGDGVVTGHGTVDGRPVCVFSQDVTVFGGSLGEVYGEKIVKVLDLAMRTGCPVVGINEGGGARIQEGVVSLGLYAEIFRRNVHASGVVPQISLVMGAAAGGHVYSPALTDFVVMVDGTSQMFITGPDVVKTVTGEDVTLEDLGGARTHNTRSGVAHHLAEDEDDALDYVKALLSHLPSNNLDPLPVVEVPPADTTADGVTDTDRELDTFVPDSANTPYDMHTVIEHVLDDGEFLEVQALFAPNIVVGFGRVEGRPVGVVANQPTQFAGTLDIDASEKAARFVRTCDAFNVPVLTFVDVPGFLPGTSQEWEGIIRRGAKLIYAYAEATVPKITVITRKAYGGAYDVMGSKHLGADLNLAWPTAQIAVMGAQGAVNILYRRELADAEDPDARRAELITEYEDALLSPYVAADRGYVDQVIRPSHTRIEVTKGLRLLANKRQTLPPKKHGNIPL
- a CDS encoding acyl-CoA carboxylase subunit epsilon, coding for MTTTSSSSGRPPQPGAVPEPRGAHPSFDRGDPPGPHSSRPHDELASAPPLLRVVRGEPTAEELAALTVVVAALAQRRRPRRRPAPVGAWSWPADGHRRPLQPGPGGWRASGRTA
- a CDS encoding nucleoside triphosphate pyrophosphatase, giving the protein MSVDRRLVLASASPARLALMRQAGLAPEVVVSQVDESSVRAARVGEQVALLAAAKARAVAERETDALVVGADSLLEFRGKPLGKPADVQDARDRWQRMSGRSGVLHTGQALFDVRDGQVVSRDVAVVSTTVHFASPTPAEVEAYLATGEPLAVAGAFTLDGLGAPFVRRVDGDPAAVVGLSLATLRTQLAKRGLAITDLWRR